Within Quercus lobata isolate SW786 chromosome 5, ValleyOak3.0 Primary Assembly, whole genome shotgun sequence, the genomic segment ccaaagGAGTAAATCTTACCGTCCGAGGATTTTTATCATCTTTCCTCCTGTTCCCGTCATTGTTTCAACGGTCTGGTCGATCTCTTTTCTGCCCCCTACGGTCATCTTCCCTTTTGGCCTTGTCTCCTGGCTTCTCGGCATCCTTTATGGCAGCTAAAGCatcttcagcattcatgtacttttgtGCCTTCAGGAGAATTTCCGCCATCATCTTTGGGGGGTTCTTTGCGAGGGAGGTCACAAGGTCTCTGGACCTCAACCCTGCCTTGAAGGTTGTCAGTTGCACCTTGTCATCAACTTCGTCCACCTCCAGAGTCTcccttgtgaactgtttgacgtACGACCTCAGAGTttccttctctccctgtctTATGGTGAGTAAGTAGTCTACCGGCCTCTTTGGACGTTGCCTCCTATGAAATGGCGCAAGAAGGCACTACTTAATTGATCGAAGTTGTCTATGGACGAGTTTGGCAACTTCGTAAACCATTCTCTTGGGGCTCCTTTGAGAGTCGTCGGGAAGGAACGACACAGTATCTCGCCAAGTGGTTGTTGAAGGCCTAGAGtcgtcttaaaggtattaaCATGATACTGGGGGTCTTTTAGTCCTTCGAATGGCTCAAGTTGAGGTAAGCGAAACTTTAACGGTACAGGGCATCCGAGTACCGCGGCAGTGAAAGGTGAATTCGTAGCCCTTACCATTTTGTCTACGCTTCGGTCCGTCTACTCCTTAATAGCGGTCCTCAGTTCATCGATTTCCTTCCTCATTTCTCGAAGGAGATCCAAGTTCTGCTCGTCTGGAATGGCTGGCCTCTGAGGGGTTCCTTTTTGGTGGCTATCCCCTTCTCCCTCCAGGTTACCCTTGGACCGGTTCTCTTCCTGTTGAGCCTGTTGAACCCGCTGAAGCCgtagcttcatttcctggttcTGTTTGGTGAGTTCTCCAATGGTGGCTGCAAGGACTTGGACTTGTTGGGTCAAGGCTGCTGAATCTGGATTGGATTCCATCTGAATGTAGAGGGTTGATGGAAACTACGTTTTCAAATATGGATTTGAGAATGTTTTTCCCAcgg encodes:
- the LOC115991296 gene encoding uncharacterized protein LOC115991296 — encoded protein: MVRATNSPFTAAVLGCPVPLKFRLPQLEPFEGLKDPQYHVNTFKTTLGLQQPLGEILCRSFPTTLKGAPREWRQRPKRPVDYLLTIRQGEKETLRSYVKQFTRETLEVDEVDDKVQLTTFKAGLRSRDLVTSLAKNPPKMMAEILLKAQKYMNAEDALAAIKDAEKPGDKAKREDDRRGQKRDRPDR